A region of Streptomyces sp. R44 DNA encodes the following proteins:
- a CDS encoding trp operon leader peptide, whose amino-acid sequence MSCTSQIQNWWWTAHPAAH is encoded by the coding sequence ATGTCGTGCACCTCGCAGATCCAGAACTGGTGGTGGACCGCTCATCCGGCGGCCCACTGA
- a CDS encoding 1-acyl-sn-glycerol-3-phosphate acyltransferase, which yields MIYGAMKFSIGGSLKLAFRPWVEGLENIPAEGPAILASNHLSFSDSFFLPAVLDRKVTFIAKAEYFTTPGVKGKLTAAFFKGVGQLPVDRSGARGAGEAAIKAGIEVIEGGGLFGIYPEGTRSPDGRLYRGKPGGLARVALATGAPVIPVAMIDTEKIQPPGKVVPKLMRPGIRIGKPLDFTRYQGMEGDRFILRSVTDEVMYEIMKLSGQEYVDIYATAAKRQIADAEKAAKEAVKAEIAAREESGA from the coding sequence TTGATCTACGGCGCAATGAAGTTCTCCATCGGAGGGTCCCTGAAGCTTGCCTTCCGGCCCTGGGTGGAGGGTCTGGAGAACATCCCCGCCGAGGGACCCGCGATCCTCGCGAGCAACCACCTGTCCTTCTCGGACTCCTTCTTCCTGCCCGCCGTCCTGGACCGCAAGGTCACCTTCATCGCCAAGGCCGAGTACTTCACCACCCCCGGTGTGAAGGGCAAGCTCACCGCCGCCTTCTTCAAGGGCGTCGGCCAGCTCCCGGTGGACCGTTCGGGTGCCCGCGGCGCGGGCGAGGCGGCCATCAAGGCCGGCATCGAGGTCATCGAGGGCGGCGGGCTCTTCGGGATCTACCCCGAGGGCACCCGCTCGCCCGACGGCCGTCTCTACCGGGGCAAGCCCGGCGGACTCGCGCGCGTGGCGCTGGCCACCGGCGCGCCCGTGATCCCGGTCGCCATGATCGACACCGAGAAGATCCAGCCGCCCGGCAAGGTCGTCCCCAAGCTGATGCGCCCGGGGATCCGTATCGGCAAGCCGCTGGACTTCACCCGCTACCAGGGCATGGAGGGGGACCGCTTCATCCTCCGTTCGGTGACCGACGAGGTCATGTACGAGATCATGAAGCTGTCCGGCCAGGAGTACGTCGACATCTACGCGACCGCCGCCAAGCGGCAGATCGCGGATGCGGAGAAGGCGGCCAAGGAGGCCGTCAAGGCCGAGATCGCCGCTCGCGAAGAGTCCGGCGCGTAA
- a CDS encoding alpha/beta hydrolase, with product MPVLPGAEPYRHEGGEVGVLLCHGFTGSPQSMRPWAEYLAERGLSVSVPLLPGHGTRWQDMQLTTWHDWYAEADRALRELLERCRTVFVFGLSMGGALTLRLAAQHGDAVRGIVLVNPGNKVHGLAAHALPVVRHLVPSTKGIASDIAKEGVTEVGYDRVPLHAAHSLRRLFQTVDGELPQVTQPVVLLHSPQDHVVPPADSARILSRISSTDVKEVLLEQSYHVATLDHDAERIFDESLAFVERLAPDLVDGKGSRSGG from the coding sequence GTGCCGGTCCTTCCCGGAGCCGAGCCGTACCGCCATGAAGGCGGAGAGGTCGGCGTCCTTCTCTGTCACGGATTCACCGGTTCCCCGCAGTCGATGCGCCCGTGGGCCGAGTACCTGGCCGAGCGCGGCCTGTCGGTGTCGGTGCCGCTGCTGCCCGGTCACGGCACCCGCTGGCAGGACATGCAGCTCACCACCTGGCACGACTGGTACGCGGAGGCGGACCGGGCCCTGCGCGAGCTCCTGGAGCGCTGCAGGACCGTCTTCGTCTTCGGCCTCTCCATGGGCGGGGCCCTCACGCTGCGGCTCGCCGCCCAGCACGGTGACGCGGTGCGGGGCATCGTCCTCGTCAACCCGGGCAACAAGGTGCACGGCCTCGCCGCGCACGCCCTGCCGGTCGTCCGGCACCTGGTCCCCTCCACGAAGGGCATCGCCAGCGACATCGCCAAGGAGGGCGTGACCGAGGTCGGCTACGACCGGGTGCCGCTGCACGCCGCGCACTCCCTGCGCCGCCTCTTCCAGACGGTGGACGGGGAGCTTCCGCAGGTCACCCAGCCGGTAGTACTGCTCCACAGCCCCCAGGACCACGTCGTGCCGCCCGCCGACTCGGCCCGGATCCTCTCCCGCATCTCCTCGACGGACGTGAAGGAGGTCCTGCTGGAACAGAGCTACCACGTGGCGACGTTGGACCATGACGCGGAGCGGATCTTCGACGAGAGCCTGGCCTTCGTCGAGCGTCTGGCCCCGGATCTGGTCGACGGGAAGGGGAGCAGGAGCGGTGGCTGA
- a CDS encoding response regulator: MVVDDHPMWRDAVARDLAEAGFDVVATAGDGEQAVRRAVAAGPDVLVLDLNLPVKPGVQVCKELVGGRPELRVLVLSASGEHADVLEAVKSGATGYLLKSASTEELTDAVRRTAAGDPVFTPGLAGLVLGEYRRLASEPAPAAGADEPKAPQLTERETEVLRLVAKGLSYKQIAERLVISHRTVQNHVQNTLGKLQLHNRVELVRYAIERGLDDA; this comes from the coding sequence ATGGTCGTCGACGACCATCCGATGTGGCGGGACGCGGTCGCCCGCGACCTCGCCGAGGCGGGCTTCGACGTGGTCGCCACCGCCGGCGACGGCGAGCAGGCCGTGCGCCGCGCCGTCGCGGCCGGCCCCGACGTCCTCGTCCTGGACCTGAACCTGCCGGTCAAGCCGGGCGTCCAGGTCTGCAAGGAGCTCGTCGGCGGCCGGCCCGAGCTGCGCGTCCTCGTCCTCTCGGCCAGCGGCGAGCACGCCGACGTCCTGGAGGCGGTCAAGTCCGGCGCCACCGGCTACCTCCTCAAGTCGGCCAGTACGGAGGAGCTGACCGACGCGGTGCGCCGCACGGCCGCAGGCGACCCCGTCTTCACCCCGGGCCTGGCCGGCCTGGTCCTCGGCGAGTACCGCCGCCTGGCCTCCGAGCCCGCCCCGGCGGCCGGCGCCGACGAGCCGAAGGCCCCGCAGCTCACCGAGCGCGAGACCGAGGTCCTGCGGCTGGTCGCGAAGGGCCTCAGCTACAAGCAGATCGCCGAGCGCCTGGTCATCTCGCACCGCACGGTGCAGAACCACGTCCAGAACACCCTGGGCAAGCTCCAGCTGCACAACCGGGTGGAGCTCGTCCGGTACGCCATCGAGCGCGGCCTCGACGACGCCTGA
- a CDS encoding 2-hydroxyacid dehydrogenase → MEILAFGVQADEKPLIEKAFEGHHDVRCLSVFLSEDTAPIAAGYETVSTSVNCSLNHRVLQTLAAGGTQMIAQRSTGFNNIDLEVAERLGLTVARVSSYSPYSVAEFAWTLAMAVNRRIVRASNRTRDFDFRLDGLMGRDLRGRTVGVLGTGKIGEAFTRIAHGLGMNLLGWDIAENPACVELGMRYVEKERLFAESDLISLHVPLLPATRHLIDARALKAMKDDAILVNSSRGGLIDTEALVTELRSGRFTGVGLDVYEAEAGLFFLDKSLEVVEDDTLARLVTFPNVVVTSHQAYYTTDAVGQIIATTVQNVLDHTAGRRSENVLVPRAAS, encoded by the coding sequence GTGGAAATCCTGGCATTCGGCGTGCAGGCGGACGAGAAGCCCCTCATCGAGAAGGCCTTCGAGGGCCACCACGACGTCCGCTGCCTGAGCGTCTTCCTCAGCGAGGACACCGCCCCCATCGCCGCCGGCTACGAGACCGTCTCCACCAGCGTCAACTGCAGCCTGAACCACCGGGTCCTGCAGACCCTCGCGGCCGGCGGGACCCAGATGATCGCCCAGCGCTCCACCGGCTTCAACAACATCGACCTGGAGGTCGCCGAGCGCCTCGGCCTCACCGTCGCCCGGGTCTCGTCCTACTCGCCGTACTCCGTCGCCGAGTTCGCCTGGACCCTCGCCATGGCCGTCAACCGCCGGATCGTCCGCGCCTCCAACCGGACCCGCGACTTCGACTTCCGGCTCGACGGACTGATGGGCCGTGACCTGCGCGGCCGTACCGTCGGCGTCCTCGGCACCGGCAAGATCGGCGAGGCCTTCACCCGGATCGCCCACGGCCTCGGCATGAACCTCCTCGGCTGGGACATCGCCGAGAACCCCGCCTGCGTCGAACTCGGCATGAGGTACGTCGAGAAGGAACGGCTCTTCGCCGAGTCCGACCTCATCAGCCTCCACGTCCCGCTGCTCCCCGCCACCCGGCACCTCATCGACGCCCGCGCCCTCAAGGCCATGAAGGACGACGCCATCCTGGTGAACTCCAGCCGCGGCGGGCTCATCGACACCGAGGCCCTCGTCACCGAGCTCCGCTCCGGCCGCTTCACCGGCGTCGGCCTGGACGTGTACGAGGCGGAGGCCGGGCTCTTCTTCCTCGACAAGTCCCTGGAGGTCGTCGAGGACGACACCCTGGCCCGCCTCGTCACCTTCCCGAACGTGGTGGTCACCTCCCACCAGGCGTACTACACGACCGACGCGGTCGGCCAGATCATCGCCACCACCGTCCAGAACGTCCTCGACCACACCGCCGGCCGGCGCAGCGAGAACGTCCTGGTACCGAGGGCAGCCTCCTAG
- a CDS encoding class II 3-deoxy-7-phosphoheptulonate synthase, with translation MNAESHAVAKATWRDLPAAQQPEYPDAEALRDVIADLESYPPLVFAGECDQLRARMGAVARGEAFLLQGGDCAEAFDAVSADHIRAKLKTLLQMSAVLTYAASVPVVKVGRIAGQYSKPRSKGTETRDGVTLPTYRGDSVNGFDFNEKARIPDPERLKRMYNASASTLNLVRAFTTGGYADLRQVHAWNQDFVKSSPSGQRYEALAREIDNALNFMKACGTDPAEFKAVEFYASHEALLLDYEGALTRTDSRTGKLYDTSGHMVWIGERTRQLDHAHIEFCSQIANPIGIKLGPTTTVDEALTYIDRLDPDREPGRLTFIVRMGADKVRDKLPELVEKVTASGAVVAWVTDPMHGNTFEAASGHKTRRFDDVLDEVKGFFEVHKELGTHPGGIHVELTGDDVTECVGGGDEIFVDDLHQRYETACDPRLNRSQSLDLAFLVAEMYRDQ, from the coding sequence GTGAACGCTGAATCCCACGCCGTCGCCAAGGCGACCTGGCGAGACCTGCCCGCGGCGCAGCAGCCCGAGTACCCCGATGCCGAGGCTCTGCGCGATGTGATCGCGGACCTCGAGTCGTATCCTCCGCTCGTCTTCGCCGGCGAGTGCGACCAGCTGCGCGCCCGGATGGGAGCCGTCGCCCGTGGCGAGGCGTTCCTGCTCCAGGGCGGCGACTGCGCCGAGGCCTTCGACGCCGTGTCCGCCGACCACATCAGGGCCAAGCTCAAGACGCTGCTCCAGATGAGCGCCGTCCTCACCTACGCGGCCTCCGTGCCCGTCGTGAAGGTCGGCCGTATCGCCGGCCAGTACTCGAAGCCCCGCTCCAAGGGCACCGAGACCCGCGACGGCGTGACCCTGCCGACCTACCGCGGCGACTCGGTCAACGGCTTCGACTTCAACGAGAAGGCCCGCATCCCGGACCCCGAGCGCCTGAAGCGGATGTACAACGCCTCCGCCTCCACGCTCAACCTGGTCCGCGCCTTCACCACCGGTGGCTACGCCGACCTGCGCCAGGTGCACGCCTGGAACCAGGACTTCGTGAAGTCGTCCCCCTCGGGCCAGCGCTACGAGGCGCTGGCCCGCGAGATCGACAACGCCCTGAACTTCATGAAGGCCTGTGGCACCGACCCGGCCGAGTTCAAGGCGGTCGAGTTCTACGCCTCCCACGAGGCGCTGCTGCTCGACTACGAGGGCGCCCTGACCCGTACGGACTCGCGCACCGGCAAGCTGTACGACACCTCCGGCCACATGGTCTGGATCGGTGAGCGCACCCGCCAGCTGGACCACGCGCACATCGAGTTCTGCTCGCAGATCGCGAACCCGATCGGCATCAAGCTCGGCCCGACCACCACGGTCGACGAGGCGCTCACCTACATCGACCGTCTCGACCCGGACCGCGAGCCGGGCCGGCTGACCTTCATCGTCCGCATGGGCGCCGACAAGGTCCGCGACAAGCTCCCCGAGCTGGTCGAGAAGGTCACCGCCTCCGGCGCGGTCGTCGCCTGGGTCACCGACCCGATGCACGGCAACACCTTCGAGGCTGCTTCCGGCCACAAGACGCGCCGCTTCGACGACGTGCTCGACGAGGTCAAGGGCTTCTTCGAGGTCCACAAGGAGCTGGGCACCCACCCGGGCGGCATCCACGTCGAGCTCACCGGTGACGACGTCACCGAGTGCGTGGGCGGCGGCGACGAGATCTTCGTCGACGACCTGCACCAGCGCTACGAGACGGCCTGCGACCCGCGGCTCAACCGCAGCCAGTCGCTCGACCTGGCGTTCCTGGTGGCGGAGATGTACCGCGATCAGTAA
- a CDS encoding N-acetylmuramoyl-L-alanine amidase — MTQRHRRDRKKKRLLYGAAAAVVATATIGTIAVASPGLLGGAGDGTSGGDPSLQKQFANAAREFDVPQSVLMAVSYRQTRWESHDGVPSTTGAYNVMGLTKVDPEDVEQDTDEQLLDLMNRSGDPRIEKRFDGKKALASLPKKEIDTSDPTLHTLDKAAELIDGSTESVQNDTAASIRAGAALLAEYQKQAGAELSDDPGAWYPAVARYSQSEDRKGADLFAKRVFESIKTGESEITADGEQVVLPADPSVKPVKPSNVPLAASFTATTETPAVECPSGLACTYIPAAYSQNDGNYNIASRPANGFDVRQIVIHDIEGNHDGAVNVFQNPLSYASAHYIVRADGRVTQMVETKNEAYHAGNKTLNMHSIGIEHEGYAIKGDAGWYTEPEYESSAALVKYLAAKFSIPLDREHIIGHDDVPSILDNKIQDHWDPGPFWDWNHFMTLVGAPTGAGGAGGLLQAGQLVRIVPPFTSANQQQMKYTEEGVTKTTVALPVNFGYLYSEPVADQTKALTDPYFTSGWQFGSNWANKVTAGSTHVVAESRADWTAIWYGGKKAWFYNPGGQYTAPAGVKTAITAKDGATSIPVYGRAYPEDAAYTGTGVPVQASNSASLTKYSLPAGQAYVKAGEAVAGDYYYSAYNTDGTRVVGTTNIFIPIRYNHRMAWVKASDVKEVATAASVRTDNRYNLLARDTSGVLWQYQGTGSASVPFLARYRVGSGWGGYNVVTPLTALRADGTGDMIARDTSGALWYYQGSGNPSSPFKTRVKAGTGWGVFNQVIGVRDQTGDGKPDVIGRESSGVLWLYPGTGNPSAPLGPRVKVGTGWQGYNAIISTGDLTGDGKADLLGRDGSGAFWLYKGTGVATAPFGPRAKVGTGWQGYNSIVGPSDLTKDGRGDLVARDGTGALYLYNGTGSATAPFGNRVKVGSGWQIYNLVF, encoded by the coding sequence GTGACCCAGAGGCACCGCAGGGATCGCAAGAAGAAACGACTCTTGTACGGAGCGGCGGCGGCAGTCGTCGCCACCGCAACCATCGGCACCATCGCGGTCGCCTCACCGGGCCTCCTCGGCGGGGCGGGCGACGGCACGTCCGGGGGTGACCCTTCCCTCCAGAAGCAGTTCGCAAACGCAGCTCGCGAGTTCGACGTCCCGCAGAGCGTGCTGATGGCGGTGTCGTACCGCCAGACGCGCTGGGAGTCGCACGACGGCGTGCCCAGCACCACGGGTGCGTACAACGTCATGGGGTTGACGAAGGTCGACCCGGAGGACGTCGAGCAGGACACGGACGAGCAGCTGCTCGACCTGATGAACCGGAGCGGCGACCCGCGCATCGAGAAGCGGTTCGACGGGAAGAAGGCGCTGGCCTCCCTCCCCAAGAAGGAGATCGACACCTCCGACCCGACGCTGCACACGCTCGACAAGGCCGCCGAGCTGATCGACGGCTCGACCGAGTCCGTGCAGAACGACACGGCCGCCTCGATCCGCGCCGGTGCCGCCCTCCTCGCCGAGTACCAGAAGCAGGCCGGCGCCGAGCTGTCCGACGACCCGGGCGCCTGGTATCCGGCTGTGGCCCGCTACAGCCAGTCCGAGGACCGGAAGGGTGCCGACCTCTTCGCGAAGCGCGTCTTCGAGTCCATCAAGACGGGCGAGAGCGAGATCACCGCGGACGGCGAGCAGGTCGTCCTGCCGGCGGACCCGTCGGTGAAGCCGGTCAAGCCGTCGAACGTGCCGCTGGCAGCGAGCTTCACGGCCACCACGGAGACCCCGGCGGTCGAATGCCCGTCCGGCCTCGCCTGCACGTACATCCCGGCCGCCTACTCGCAGAACGACGGCAACTACAACATCGCGAGCCGTCCCGCGAACGGCTTCGACGTCCGCCAGATCGTCATCCACGACATCGAGGGCAACCACGACGGGGCCGTCAACGTCTTCCAGAACCCGCTGAGCTACGCGAGCGCCCACTACATCGTCCGCGCCGACGGTCGCGTGACGCAGATGGTGGAGACCAAGAACGAGGCGTACCACGCCGGCAACAAGACCCTCAACATGCACTCGATCGGCATCGAGCACGAGGGCTACGCCATCAAGGGTGACGCGGGCTGGTACACCGAGCCGGAGTACGAGTCCTCCGCCGCCCTCGTGAAGTACCTGGCGGCGAAGTTCTCCATCCCGCTGGACCGCGAGCACATCATCGGCCACGACGACGTGCCGAGCATCCTGGACAACAAGATCCAGGATCACTGGGACCCGGGCCCGTTCTGGGACTGGAACCACTTCATGACCCTCGTGGGCGCCCCCACCGGTGCCGGTGGCGCGGGCGGCCTCCTCCAGGCCGGGCAGCTCGTCCGGATCGTCCCGCCGTTCACCTCCGCCAACCAGCAGCAGATGAAGTACACGGAGGAGGGCGTCACCAAGACCACCGTGGCGCTGCCGGTCAACTTCGGCTACCTGTACTCGGAGCCGGTGGCCGACCAGACGAAGGCGCTGACCGACCCGTACTTCACGTCAGGCTGGCAGTTCGGCTCCAACTGGGCGAACAAGGTCACGGCCGGCAGCACCCACGTCGTCGCCGAGTCCCGGGCCGACTGGACCGCCATCTGGTACGGCGGCAAGAAGGCCTGGTTCTACAACCCCGGCGGCCAGTACACGGCCCCCGCGGGCGTGAAGACGGCCATCACCGCCAAGGACGGCGCCACCTCGATTCCGGTCTACGGCCGCGCCTACCCCGAGGACGCCGCCTACACGGGTACCGGGGTTCCGGTCCAGGCCAGCAACAGCGCGTCGCTGACGAAGTACAGCCTTCCGGCCGGGCAGGCGTACGTGAAGGCCGGCGAGGCCGTCGCGGGCGACTACTACTACAGCGCCTACAACACCGACGGCACCCGCGTCGTCGGCACGACCAACATCTTCATCCCGATCCGGTACAACCACCGCATGGCGTGGGTGAAGGCGAGCGACGTCAAGGAGGTCGCCACCGCGGCGTCCGTCCGGACGGACAACCGCTACAACCTCCTCGCCCGTGACACCTCGGGTGTCCTCTGGCAGTACCAGGGCACCGGCAGTGCCTCCGTGCCGTTCCTGGCGCGGTACCGGGTCGGGTCCGGGTGGGGCGGCTACAACGTGGTCACGCCGCTGACCGCGCTCCGGGCCGACGGCACCGGTGACATGATCGCGCGGGACACGAGCGGTGCCCTCTGGTACTACCAGGGCAGCGGGAACCCGTCCTCGCCGTTCAAGACGCGCGTGAAGGCGGGCACCGGCTGGGGCGTCTTCAACCAGGTGATCGGCGTGCGGGACCAGACCGGCGACGGCAAGCCCGATGTGATCGGGCGGGAGAGCTCGGGTGTTCTCTGGCTGTACCCGGGCACCGGCAACCCGAGCGCCCCGCTCGGGCCGCGCGTCAAGGTCGGCACGGGCTGGCAGGGCTACAACGCGATCATCAGCACCGGTGACCTCACCGGGGACGGCAAGGCGGACCTCCTCGGCCGCGACGGCTCCGGCGCGTTCTGGCTGTACAAGGGCACCGGCGTCGCCACCGCTCCGTTCGGCCCCCGCGCCAAGGTCGGCACCGGCTGGCAGGGCTACAACAGCATCGTCGGACCGAGCGACCTGACCAAGGACGGCCGGGGCGACCTCGTCGCCCGGGACGGCACCGGCGCGCTCTACCTGTACAACGGCACCGGCAGCGCCACCGCGCCGTTCGGCAACCGCGTCAAGGTCGGCAGCGGCTGGCAGATCTACAACCTGGTCTTCTGA
- the macS gene encoding MacS family sensor histidine kinase, giving the protein MAKRERVVRMSVEQPLWRALTGYRVLTMAYAVLIFVFGRERYERPWIAVAYLAVLCVWTLATLPKVANAASCTKRFLVADLAVALTGILLTPLVDAQAQSSDGPTLPSIWTAGSVLAFAIKGGWRWAGVASSLVAVANIIERGHPSQDTFHNVLLVWVASIAIGYVVEVARASERTLARALEIEAATRERERLARDIHDSVLQVLAMVKRRGMAMGGEAAEIARMAGEQEVALRTLVAGGLTRPSLVSEDESEGAFVRVVEVDDDPPYGAGDAPVDLRLLLAPRAGAKVTLSEPGAPVLLPPPAARELANAVGAALDNVRVHAGEDAHAWILIEDWTDEVIVTVRDDGPGIPEGRLAEAWGEGRMGVALSIRGRLRDLGGSAELISVPGQGTEVELKVPRGKAGEK; this is encoded by the coding sequence ATGGCCAAGCGCGAGCGTGTCGTGCGCATGTCGGTCGAGCAGCCGCTGTGGCGGGCGCTGACCGGCTACCGCGTCCTGACGATGGCCTACGCGGTGCTGATCTTCGTGTTCGGCCGGGAGCGGTACGAGCGGCCCTGGATCGCCGTCGCCTATCTGGCGGTGCTGTGCGTCTGGACCCTCGCCACCCTCCCCAAGGTGGCGAACGCGGCGAGCTGCACCAAGCGCTTCCTCGTCGCCGACCTCGCCGTCGCCCTCACCGGCATCCTCCTCACCCCGCTCGTCGACGCCCAGGCCCAGTCGTCCGACGGCCCCACCCTGCCGTCGATATGGACCGCCGGCTCCGTCCTCGCCTTCGCGATCAAGGGCGGCTGGCGCTGGGCCGGCGTCGCCTCCTCGCTGGTCGCCGTCGCCAACATCATCGAGCGCGGCCATCCCAGCCAGGACACCTTCCACAACGTGCTCCTCGTCTGGGTCGCCTCCATCGCCATCGGCTACGTCGTCGAGGTCGCCCGCGCCTCCGAGCGCACCCTCGCCCGCGCCCTGGAGATCGAGGCCGCGACCCGGGAGCGGGAGCGGCTGGCCCGCGACATCCACGACAGCGTCCTCCAGGTCCTCGCGATGGTGAAGCGGCGCGGCATGGCGATGGGAGGCGAGGCCGCCGAGATCGCCAGGATGGCGGGGGAGCAGGAGGTGGCCCTCCGCACCCTCGTCGCGGGCGGGCTCACCCGGCCCAGTCTCGTCTCGGAGGACGAGTCCGAGGGCGCCTTCGTCCGGGTCGTCGAGGTCGACGACGACCCCCCTTATGGCGCGGGCGACGCGCCCGTCGACCTCCGCCTCCTGCTCGCCCCGCGCGCCGGGGCCAAGGTCACCCTCTCCGAGCCGGGCGCCCCGGTCCTGCTGCCGCCGCCCGCCGCCCGAGAGCTGGCCAACGCCGTCGGCGCCGCCCTGGACAACGTCCGGGTGCACGCCGGGGAGGACGCGCACGCGTGGATCCTGATCGAGGACTGGACGGACGAGGTGATCGTCACCGTCCGGGACGACGGCCCCGGCATCCCGGAGGGCCGCCTCGCGGAGGCCTGGGGCGAGGGCCGGATGGGCGTCGCCCTGTCCATCCGGGGGAGACTGCGGGACCTGGGCGGATCGGCCGAGCTGATCTCGGTCCCGGGGCAGGGCACGGAAGTCGAGTTGAAGGTTCCACGGGGGAAGGCAGGGGAGAAGTGA
- a CDS encoding anthranilate synthase family protein: MDLSRLLAPSCPPFALLRRRTPGRDHDTVEVLIGRVHEAERLAELPVGPLPTLALVPFRQIRERGFDVRDDGTPLSVLVADEAYELPLDEALAALPAHEVRVEGGGFDVSDEDYAETVRRVIDEEIGSGEGANFVIRRTYTGEIPGFGRADTLALFRRLLAGERGAYWTFVVHTGDRTLVGASPEVHVRMSGGTVVMNPISGTYRYPAGAAPTAEDLLAFLADRKETEELSMVVDEELKMMCTVGDMGGVVVGPRLKEMAHLAHTEYELRGRSSLDVREVLRETMFAATVTGSPVQNACRVIERHEEGGRGYYAGALALLGTDGNGAQTLDSPILIRTADIDAGGRLRVPVGATLVRHSDPAGEVAETHAKAAGVLTALGVREGRPADATAPVPARLADDPRVRAALDARRADLAPFWLKMQVRSAELSGHALVIDAEDTFTAMLAHVLRSSGLEVSVLRYDEPGLRELALAHEGPVVLGPGPGNPSDAADPKMRFLRGLTAELVRGHRHGLLGVCLGHELIAAELGLDIVRKRTPFQGAQLRIDLFGQEQTVGFYNSFTARCDDRTATELALHRIEVSRDAETGEVHALRGPGFAGVQFHPESVLTMDGAALTASLLAGVLV, encoded by the coding sequence ATGGACCTTTCCCGCCTCCTCGCCCCCTCCTGCCCTCCCTTCGCGCTGCTGCGCCGGCGCACCCCCGGCCGTGACCACGACACCGTCGAGGTGCTGATCGGCCGGGTCCACGAGGCCGAGCGTCTCGCGGAGCTGCCCGTGGGCCCGCTGCCGACGCTCGCGCTCGTCCCGTTCCGGCAGATCCGCGAGCGCGGCTTCGACGTGCGGGACGACGGCACCCCGCTCTCCGTGCTCGTCGCCGACGAGGCGTACGAGCTGCCGCTCGACGAGGCCCTCGCCGCGCTGCCCGCCCATGAGGTACGGGTGGAGGGCGGCGGGTTCGACGTCTCCGACGAGGACTACGCGGAGACCGTGCGGCGGGTCATCGACGAGGAGATCGGCTCCGGCGAGGGCGCGAACTTCGTGATCCGGCGCACCTACACCGGCGAGATCCCGGGCTTCGGGCGCGCCGACACGCTCGCCCTGTTCCGGCGGCTGCTCGCGGGCGAGCGGGGCGCGTACTGGACGTTCGTCGTGCACACCGGGGACCGGACGCTCGTCGGGGCGAGCCCCGAGGTGCACGTCCGGATGTCGGGCGGCACGGTCGTGATGAACCCGATCAGCGGCACGTACCGCTACCCGGCCGGGGCCGCCCCGACCGCCGAGGACCTGCTCGCCTTCCTCGCCGACCGCAAGGAGACCGAGGAGCTCTCCATGGTGGTGGACGAGGAGCTGAAGATGATGTGCACGGTCGGCGACATGGGCGGGGTGGTGGTCGGGCCGCGGCTCAAGGAGATGGCCCATCTCGCGCACACGGAGTACGAGTTGCGCGGCCGGTCCTCGCTGGACGTGCGGGAGGTGCTGCGGGAGACGATGTTCGCGGCGACCGTGACCGGCTCGCCCGTGCAGAACGCCTGCCGGGTGATCGAGCGTCACGAGGAGGGCGGCCGGGGGTACTACGCGGGCGCGCTCGCGCTGCTCGGCACGGACGGGAACGGGGCGCAGACGCTGGACTCCCCCATCCTCATCCGTACCGCCGACATCGACGCCGGCGGCCGGCTGCGGGTGCCGGTGGGGGCCACGCTCGTGCGGCACTCGGACCCGGCGGGCGAGGTCGCCGAGACCCACGCGAAGGCGGCGGGGGTGCTGACGGCGCTCGGCGTGCGGGAGGGGCGGCCGGCCGACGCCACCGCCCCGGTGCCGGCGCGGCTCGCCGACGACCCCCGGGTGCGGGCCGCGCTCGACGCCCGCCGGGCGGACCTCGCGCCGTTCTGGCTGAAGATGCAGGTCCGTTCGGCGGAGCTGTCGGGGCACGCGCTGGTGATCGACGCCGAGGACACCTTCACGGCGATGCTGGCGCACGTGCTGCGCTCCTCGGGCCTTGAGGTGTCGGTGCTGCGGTACGACGAGCCGGGGCTGCGGGAGCTCGCGCTCGCCCACGAGGGGCCGGTCGTCCTCGGGCCCGGCCCGGGGAACCCCTCGGACGCGGCCGACCCGAAGATGCGCTTCCTGCGCGGGCTGACGGCGGAGCTCGTACGGGGGCACCGCCACGGCCTGCTGGGCGTCTGCCTCGGGCACGAGCTGATCGCGGCCGAACTGGGCCTGGACATCGTCCGCAAGCGGACCCCGTTCCAGGGGGCGCAGCTGCGGATCGACCTCTTCGGGCAGGAGCAGACGGTCGGCTTCTACAACAGCTTCACCGCCCGCTGCGACGACCGGACGGCGACGGAGCTGGCGCTGCACCGCATCGAGGTGAGCCGGGACGCGGAGACCGGTGAGGTGCACGCCCTGCGCGGGCCGGGCTTCGCGGGGGTGCAGTTCCACCCGGAGTCGGTGCTCACCATGGACGGGGCGGCGCTGACCGCCTCGCTGCTCGCGGGCGTGCTGGTCTAG